A region of Bradyrhizobium sp. SZCCHNS1050 DNA encodes the following proteins:
- a CDS encoding ribonuclease Z: MFELTFLGTSASVPSADRNHPGLLVRAGRHRILVDCGEGTQRQLLRSGAGFRRLDRILLTHGHFDHVLGIPGLFSTLRLRRSADIMRVHGGPETLDVVVRMLAGLWGEGRAPISLELVPLRRGEVLDAGEFMINCFPVRHRDTDSFGFEFVSQVRRHLLPDRLAALAVPDGPVRKALAEGRPVTLEDGRTIDPEDVLGPPQGAKKLVIAGDAETTEGLHEHVRDADMLVIEATFLRRDSAMARDYGHLTAAEAAGLAASSNVRQLVLNHISGRYPDEEILAEAREIFPESRVAIDFDRLVV; encoded by the coding sequence ATGTTCGAGCTCACTTTCCTGGGGACCTCGGCGAGCGTTCCGTCGGCGGACCGCAATCATCCTGGCCTTCTCGTTCGGGCAGGCCGGCATCGCATTCTCGTCGATTGCGGCGAGGGGACCCAGCGTCAGCTGCTCCGCAGTGGGGCAGGCTTTCGCCGGCTCGATCGGATCCTGCTCACCCACGGCCATTTCGACCATGTCCTCGGCATTCCCGGGCTGTTTTCCACCCTGCGGCTGCGCAGGAGCGCTGACATCATGCGCGTCCACGGCGGCCCCGAGACGCTCGATGTGGTGGTCCGAATGCTCGCGGGGCTGTGGGGCGAGGGCCGCGCGCCGATCTCGCTTGAGCTCGTTCCGCTCAGGCGCGGGGAGGTTCTCGACGCCGGCGAGTTTATGATCAACTGCTTTCCCGTCCGGCACCGCGACACCGACAGCTTCGGCTTCGAATTTGTAAGTCAAGTTCGCCGCCATCTGCTGCCGGACCGTTTGGCAGCGCTCGCGGTGCCTGATGGGCCCGTGCGGAAGGCATTGGCGGAGGGCCGGCCGGTCACGCTGGAGGACGGCCGAACCATCGATCCCGAGGATGTTCTGGGGCCTCCGCAGGGGGCGAAGAAGCTCGTCATCGCCGGCGATGCGGAAACGACCGAGGGTCTGCACGAGCACGTCCGCGACGCGGACATGCTCGTGATCGAGGCGACCTTCCTCCGGCGCGATTCGGCCATGGCTCGCGACTACGGCCACCTGACGGCCGCGGAGGCCGCCGGGCTGGCGGCGTCCAGCAACGTCAGGCAGCTCGTCCTGAACCACATCTCCGGCCGCTATCCCGACGAGGAGATCCTCGCCGAGGCGCGGGAGATCTTTCCTGAAAGCCGTGTCGCGATCGATTTCGACCGGCTGGTGGTCTAG
- the dinB gene encoding DNA polymerase IV yields the protein MPSSGQEQDGTPTAIRKIIHIDMDAFYASVEQRDNPELRGKPVAVGGSRERGVVAAASYEARAFGVRSAMPSVTAKRQCPDLIFVKPRFEVYKAISQQIRAIFAEHTPIIEPLSLDEAYLDVTENLQGIQLARDIALQIRAKIKAETGLNASAGISYNKFLAKLASDHRKPNGQYVISPEMGPAFVEGLPVGRFHGIGPATAAKFNALGIHTGLDIRNQTLPFLQQHFGKAGHHYYWISRGIDNRPVRANRIRKSVGAENTFSTDLTDFEPMLAELQPLIDKVWQHCEASGNRGRTVTLKVKFADFEIITRSRSVANLVASREDLARLSVALLQSEMPLAKPVRLLGVSLSSLQQQDIAVEAQLPLLI from the coding sequence ATGCCAAGCTCCGGTCAGGAACAGGATGGCACGCCGACGGCCATTCGCAAGATCATCCACATCGACATGGATGCATTCTACGCGTCGGTCGAGCAGCGGGACAATCCCGAGCTGCGCGGCAAGCCCGTGGCCGTCGGGGGATCGCGCGAGCGCGGCGTGGTGGCAGCCGCAAGCTACGAGGCTCGGGCGTTCGGCGTGCGCTCGGCCATGCCGTCGGTGACGGCAAAGCGCCAGTGCCCGGACCTGATCTTCGTCAAGCCGCGCTTCGAGGTCTACAAGGCCATCAGCCAGCAGATCCGCGCCATCTTCGCCGAGCACACGCCGATCATCGAACCTCTGTCGCTGGACGAGGCCTATCTGGACGTCACCGAGAATCTGCAAGGCATCCAGCTGGCACGCGACATCGCCTTGCAGATCCGGGCCAAGATCAAGGCCGAGACCGGACTCAATGCCTCCGCGGGAATCTCCTACAACAAGTTCCTCGCCAAGCTGGCCTCGGACCATCGCAAGCCCAATGGGCAATACGTCATTTCGCCGGAGATGGGTCCGGCCTTTGTGGAGGGGCTGCCGGTCGGCAGGTTTCATGGCATCGGCCCGGCGACCGCAGCGAAATTCAACGCGCTCGGAATTCACACCGGGCTCGACATCCGCAACCAGACCCTGCCCTTCCTCCAGCAGCATTTCGGCAAGGCTGGCCACCACTACTATTGGATCTCGCGCGGCATCGACAATCGTCCGGTCCGAGCCAATCGCATCCGCAAATCAGTCGGCGCCGAAAACACCTTCTCGACCGACCTGACCGACTTCGAGCCGATGCTGGCGGAGCTGCAGCCGCTGATCGACAAGGTCTGGCAGCATTGCGAAGCCAGCGGCAACAGGGGCCGGACGGTCACGCTGAAGGTCAAGTTCGCGGACTTCGAAATCATCACACGCAGCAGGTCCGTCGCCAACCTGGTCGCGAGCCGGGAGGATCTGGCACGCTTGTCCGTCGCGCTGCTTCAGAGCGAGATGCCCCTGGCCAAGCCGGTGCGGCTCCTCGGCGTCTCGCTGTCATCCTTGCAGCAGCAAGACATCGCGGTGGAAGCCCAGCTGCCCCTGCTGATCTGA
- a CDS encoding sulfurtransferase/chromate resistance protein: MSSSYTSISPEKLSRLIGTATSPRLVDVRVDEDFAADPRLIPGAVRRSHLDVQQWAPSFTGQSVVVICQKGKKLSEGTAAWLRCSNVAAEVLEGGHVGWTESQLPTVPADRIPSRDDRGRTVWVTRSRPKIDRIACPWLIRRFVDPAAVFLFVTPAEVEAVAERFQATPFDIENVFWSHRGELCTFDVMVEELGLRTPPLERLATLVRAADTARLDLSPEAPGLLAASLGLSRMYDDDLEQLSAGLLLYDAFYRWCRDATKEAHNWPSSKVKS; encoded by the coding sequence ATGTCATCATCATACACCTCGATCTCACCCGAAAAATTGTCTCGACTGATCGGCACGGCGACCTCGCCACGGCTCGTCGACGTGCGTGTCGACGAGGATTTCGCCGCCGACCCACGCCTCATCCCCGGCGCCGTCAGGCGCTCCCATCTCGACGTGCAGCAATGGGCACCGAGCTTCACCGGCCAATCGGTTGTCGTGATCTGCCAGAAAGGCAAGAAGCTGAGCGAAGGCACCGCGGCCTGGCTCCGGTGCAGCAACGTCGCAGCCGAGGTCCTCGAGGGCGGCCACGTCGGCTGGACGGAGTCCCAACTCCCGACCGTGCCGGCCGACAGAATTCCGAGCAGGGACGACCGCGGCCGCACCGTCTGGGTCACGCGATCACGTCCCAAGATCGACCGCATCGCCTGTCCATGGCTGATCCGTCGCTTCGTCGACCCTGCAGCGGTCTTCCTGTTCGTGACGCCGGCCGAAGTCGAAGCCGTCGCCGAGCGTTTCCAAGCCACTCCCTTCGACATCGAGAATGTCTTCTGGAGCCACCGCGGCGAGCTTTGCACCTTCGACGTCATGGTCGAGGAGCTCGGTCTGCGGACACCACCATTGGAACGACTCGCCACGCTGGTGCGGGCCGCGGATACGGCGCGACTTGATCTCTCGCCCGAGGCTCCCGGCCTCCTTGCCGCTTCACTCGGGCTGTCGCGAATGTACGACGACGATCTGGAGCAGTTGAGCGCGGGGCTGCTGCTCTATGATGCCTTCTACCGCTGGTGCCGCGACGCCACGAAGGAGGCGCACAACTGGCCGTCCAGCAAGGTGAAGTCATGA